The proteins below come from a single Thermoplasmata archaeon genomic window:
- a CDS encoding ferredoxin family protein — protein MDIEKCSRCGSCAEECPNDVYDFDEVPIVARPYNCSVGCSSCAKGCPSGAISFPDLKELQRILAGLRIKYKNKGAEPND, from the coding sequence GTGGACATCGAGAAATGCTCGCGATGCGGCTCTTGCGCGGAGGAATGCCCGAACGACGTGTACGACTTCGATGAAGTGCCGATCGTAGCGAGACCGTATAACTGTTCGGTGGGATGCTCCAGCTGCGCAAAGGGCTGCCCGTCCGGGGCCATATCGTTTCCGGATTTGAAGGAACTCCAGAGGATTTTAGCTGGGCTCAGAATCAAATATAAAAATAAGGGCGCTGAACCAAATGACTAA
- a CDS encoding thioredoxin family protein, which produces MKIEVLGTGCAKCRRLEENVRRALSEAGVQAEVVKVEDLDQIIGRGVMMTPALIIDGEQKAVGRVPGVEEIKKMLRQG; this is translated from the coding sequence ATGAAAATAGAGGTTCTGGGAACGGGGTGCGCGAAGTGCAGGAGGCTGGAGGAGAACGTGAGGAGGGCCCTGAGCGAGGCCGGCGTGCAGGCCGAGGTGGTCAAGGTCGAGGACCTGGACCAGATAATCGGCCGTGGGGTGATGATGACGCCCGCGCTCATCATCGACGGCGAGCAGAAAGCCGTCGGGAGGGTCCCGGGGGTCGAGGAAATAAAGAAGATGCTCAGACAGGGGTGA
- the arsB gene encoding ACR3 family arsenite efflux transporter has protein sequence MAGELRGGLSFLDKFLTVWIFLAMAIGVAVGYFFPGVAMALDAFRIDTVSLPIAVGLLVMMYPPLAKVKYEELRRLVSARESRRVFGTSLVLNWLVGPFLMFGLAWAFLPDLPEFRMGLIMVGLARCIAMVLVWNQLAGGDTEYCAVLVALNSLFQIFMYSFLAYLFITVLSGWIGGASASAVVSVSMVDIAKSVFIFLGIPFIAGVVTRFALVAKKGKEWYDGRFAPAISPLALIGLLFTIVVMFALKGEYIIGRPLDVARVAVPLVAYFLLMFFVSFWISHRLGFSYALTATQSFTAASNNFELAIAVCIGVWGIGSLQAFAAVIGPLMEVPVLISLVNVSLWLKERYFDEGGAVMEETG, from the coding sequence ATGGCCGGGGAGCTGAGAGGCGGGCTGTCCTTTCTGGATAAATTCCTGACGGTCTGGATATTTTTGGCCATGGCCATCGGGGTGGCGGTCGGGTATTTCTTCCCCGGCGTCGCAATGGCGCTCGACGCCTTCAGAATAGACACGGTGTCGCTGCCGATAGCTGTCGGGCTTCTGGTGATGATGTACCCCCCTCTGGCGAAGGTGAAGTACGAGGAGCTCAGGAGGCTGGTGAGCGCGAGGGAGTCGAGGAGGGTCTTCGGGACCTCGCTCGTGCTCAACTGGCTCGTCGGCCCCTTCCTGATGTTCGGGCTCGCCTGGGCCTTCCTCCCCGACCTCCCCGAGTTTAGGATGGGGCTGATAATGGTCGGGCTGGCGCGCTGCATCGCAATGGTGCTGGTCTGGAACCAGCTCGCCGGGGGCGACACGGAGTACTGCGCGGTCCTCGTCGCCCTCAACTCGCTCTTCCAGATATTCATGTACTCTTTTCTGGCGTACCTCTTCATCACCGTCCTGTCCGGATGGATAGGCGGGGCCTCAGCCTCGGCGGTGGTCAGCGTCTCCATGGTGGACATCGCCAAGAGCGTTTTCATCTTCCTCGGCATACCTTTCATCGCGGGCGTGGTCACGCGCTTCGCGCTCGTTGCGAAGAAGGGCAAGGAGTGGTACGACGGCAGGTTCGCGCCGGCCATAAGCCCGCTCGCGCTCATCGGCCTGCTCTTCACGATAGTGGTCATGTTCGCGCTGAAGGGCGAGTACATCATCGGCCGGCCGCTAGACGTGGCGCGGGTGGCGGTTCCGCTGGTCGCCTACTTCCTGCTCATGTTCTTCGTCTCGTTCTGGATATCGCACAGGCTGGGGTTCTCCTACGCGCTCACGGCCACCCAGTCCTTCACCGCCGCCAGCAACAACTTCGAGCTGGCGATAGCTGTCTGCATAGGGGTCTGGGGCATAGGCTCCCTCCAGGCCTTCGCCGCAGTCATCGGACCGCTGATGGAGGTTCCCGTGCTGATATCGCTGGTCAATGTCTCGCTCTGGCTGAAGGAGAGGTACTTTGATGAGGGTGGAGCGGTTATGGAGGAGACGGGGTAA
- a CDS encoding permease has protein sequence MGASRKFEISGVGKTDWPAKALMAGMLTLWDYIAQHTVFCLVPAFFIAGAIAALVKKEAILRYFGAGVRPHLSYSVASVSGTVLAVCSCTILPLFQGIYKRGAGIGPATAFLYSGPAINILAIVYTARVLGPALGAARALAAISLSVVVGGLMALLFRGEEGERRAGGAAAAPSSGGEERPGWATLLFFVSLVAILVIGTSPLELWIRLSAIILLILVASGLLIYHFTRDEVTDWGLETWDLAKKIFPVLLAGAFLVGVIAYFLPPESFRPYIGGNSLASCLVGAVVGALLYMPTLLEVPIVGTSLGYSQGVMGGGPALALLLAGPAVSLPSMLVLYRIIGLRKTTAYIAIVVLTSTLAGFIYGLVGG, from the coding sequence GTGGGGGCTTCAAGAAAATTTGAAATCTCGGGGGTAGGGAAGACGGACTGGCCGGCCAAGGCGCTGATGGCAGGGATGCTCACGCTCTGGGACTACATAGCCCAGCACACGGTTTTCTGCCTTGTGCCCGCCTTCTTCATCGCGGGCGCGATAGCGGCGCTTGTGAAGAAGGAGGCGATTCTCAGGTACTTCGGGGCCGGGGTCAGGCCGCACCTCTCCTACTCCGTCGCCTCGGTGTCCGGGACGGTTCTGGCGGTCTGCTCCTGCACAATCCTCCCCCTCTTTCAGGGAATATACAAAAGGGGCGCGGGCATCGGCCCCGCGACGGCTTTCCTCTACTCGGGGCCGGCCATAAACATACTCGCCATAGTCTACACCGCGCGCGTCCTCGGTCCCGCGCTCGGGGCGGCGAGGGCGCTTGCGGCGATATCCCTCTCGGTGGTCGTGGGCGGGCTGATGGCCCTACTCTTTCGCGGGGAGGAGGGGGAGAGGAGGGCCGGCGGCGCGGCCGCGGCGCCCTCCTCCGGCGGGGAGGAGAGGCCCGGCTGGGCCACGCTGCTCTTCTTCGTCTCGCTCGTTGCGATTCTGGTCATCGGCACATCGCCCCTCGAGCTCTGGATTCGGCTCTCGGCCATAATCCTCCTGATTCTCGTCGCCTCCGGGCTCCTGATATACCACTTCACCCGCGACGAGGTGACGGACTGGGGTCTCGAGACCTGGGACCTCGCGAAGAAGATATTCCCGGTCCTTCTGGCCGGGGCTTTTCTCGTGGGCGTCATTGCGTACTTCCTCCCCCCGGAGAGCTTCAGGCCCTACATCGGCGGCAACTCGCTCGCCTCCTGCCTCGTCGGGGCGGTGGTGGGGGCCCTGCTCTACATGCCCACGCTCCTCGAGGTCCCGATAGTGGGGACGTCGCTGGGCTACTCCCAGGGCGTGATGGGCGGGGGGCCGGCGCTGGCGCTCCTGCTCGCGGGGCCCGCGGTCTCCCTGCCCAGCATGCTCGTTCTCTACAGAATTATCGGGTTGCGCAAGACGACCGCCTACATCGCCATCGTGGTCCTCACATCAACCCTTGCGGGCTTCATCTACGGACTGGTCGGGGGGTGA
- a CDS encoding metalloregulator ArsR/SmtB family transcription factor, with amino-acid sequence MCARLPDEIEEELGCLGGLEGLSRLLPGAEELRRLALLHSALSDGTRLRILLALTRGELCVCVLRELTRCSDTRLSYHLSVLRRAGLVSFRRDRSFLRYSLTPSGRRVAKRILNELARSPRFPVGGSRQPTGRSPGGRRR; translated from the coding sequence GTGTGCGCCAGACTGCCCGATGAGATCGAGGAGGAGCTCGGGTGCCTGGGCGGGCTGGAGGGTCTTTCGAGGCTCCTGCCCGGGGCGGAGGAGCTGCGGCGCCTCGCCCTCCTCCACTCCGCCCTGTCTGATGGGACGCGCCTCCGAATTCTCCTCGCGCTCACGAGGGGCGAGCTCTGCGTCTGCGTTCTCAGGGAGCTCACGCGCTGCTCCGACACGCGCCTCTCGTATCATCTCTCGGTCCTGAGGCGCGCGGGCCTTGTCTCATTCAGGAGGGACCGCTCCTTCCTCAGGTACAGCCTGACGCCCTCGGGAAGGCGCGTGGCCAAGAGAATTCTCAATGAGCTGGCGCGCTCTCCACGCTTCCCCGTTGGCGGGAGCCGTCAGCCCACCGGGCGCTCCCCCGGCGGACGGAGGCGCTAG
- the ribH gene encoding 6,7-dimethyl-8-ribityllumazine synthase, whose product MADNRMRIGIVVSEFNRDITQMMLEQARTHAKFLGVEILKEVFVPGVFDMPLVIKELLKRSDIDGVVTLGAVIEGETDHDQIVIQHASRKITDLAVEFGKPVSLGISGPGMTRLQAQDRIDRAKAAVEAVVKMHRAAQEARK is encoded by the coding sequence ATGGCTGACAACAGAATGAGGATAGGAATCGTGGTGTCGGAGTTCAACCGCGACATCACGCAGATGATGCTGGAGCAGGCGAGGACACACGCGAAGTTCCTGGGCGTCGAGATCCTGAAGGAGGTCTTCGTTCCGGGGGTGTTCGACATGCCCTTGGTCATCAAGGAGCTCCTGAAAAGGAGCGACATCGACGGCGTGGTGACGCTCGGCGCGGTCATCGAGGGCGAGACCGACCACGACCAGATCGTGATTCAGCACGCTAGCCGCAAGATCACCGACCTCGCCGTGGAGTTCGGGAAGCCGGTTTCTCTGGGCATATCCGGCCCCGGGATGACGCGCCTTCAGGCCCAGGACAGAATCGACAGGGCCAAGGCCGCGGTCGAGGCGGTCGTCAAGATGCACAGGGCCGCGCAGGAGGCAAGGAAGTAG
- the ribC gene encoding riboflavin synthase, giving the protein MKKIGIVDTTFARYDMGSSAEAELRAAGTGFRIVRRTVPGVKDLPVACKKLIEEEGCELVIALGMPGKEPIDKTCAHEASMGLIAAQLATNRHIIEVFVHEDEAEDEKELARLADRRAREHALNAYWLLFRPEELRRRAGTGQRQGFEDVGRLRE; this is encoded by the coding sequence ATGAAGAAGATAGGAATCGTGGACACGACCTTCGCGAGATACGACATGGGCTCGAGCGCGGAGGCGGAGCTTAGGGCCGCCGGGACCGGCTTCAGGATTGTCCGCAGAACGGTTCCGGGAGTGAAGGACCTGCCCGTCGCCTGCAAGAAGCTCATCGAGGAGGAGGGCTGCGAGCTCGTCATCGCGCTCGGGATGCCCGGGAAAGAGCCGATAGACAAGACCTGCGCCCACGAGGCCTCGATGGGCCTGATCGCCGCCCAGCTCGCGACCAACCGTCACATCATCGAGGTCTTCGTGCACGAGGACGAGGCGGAGGACGAGAAGGAGCTCGCCCGGCTCGCGGACAGGAGGGCAAGGGAGCACGCCCTCAACGCCTACTGGCTCCTCTTCAGGCCTGAGGAGCTCAGGAGGAGGGCGGGGACGGGCCAGAGGCAGGGCTTCGAGGACGTGGGGAGGCTGAGGGAGTGA
- a CDS encoding adenylyltransferase/cytidyltransferase family protein, with amino-acid sequence MRRRGATASGGGGEGEEGECLMVKGRKPSGAGESPPERGKRGAGEGVAREASEGGKAGERATGKRSDGGRARGRVRNVAAAESPRKGPRTVMATGVFDILHLGHLYYLTEAKKLGDRLVVVVARDETARRLKRQPIVPEHLRLEMVRALKPVDEAVLGDREDFYRVVKEIDPDVIALGHDQAHDPEKIKRELAERGLRAEVVRLPCLKHDLMATRRIIERILEAFGRRAGGGALEGVEE; translated from the coding sequence ATGAGAAGACGGGGGGCAACGGCGAGCGGGGGAGGGGGCGAGGGTGAGGAGGGGGAATGTCTGATGGTAAAGGGGCGGAAGCCCTCCGGGGCGGGAGAGAGCCCGCCGGAGAGGGGAAAGAGAGGAGCGGGGGAGGGGGTGGCGCGCGAGGCGAGCGAGGGGGGGAAGGCGGGGGAGCGGGCGACGGGGAAGAGGAGCGATGGGGGGAGGGCGCGAGGGAGGGTGAGAAATGTTGCGGCGGCGGAGTCTCCCCGGAAGGGCCCGAGGACGGTGATGGCGACGGGTGTCTTCGACATCCTCCACCTCGGCCACCTCTACTATCTGACAGAGGCGAAGAAACTGGGCGACAGGCTCGTCGTCGTGGTTGCGAGGGACGAGACCGCGCGCAGGCTCAAGCGCCAGCCGATAGTCCCAGAGCATCTGAGGCTCGAGATGGTCCGCGCGCTCAAGCCGGTGGATGAGGCGGTCCTCGGTGATAGGGAGGACTTCTACAGGGTCGTGAAGGAGATAGACCCGGACGTCATCGCGTTGGGCCACGACCAGGCCCACGACCCCGAGAAGATAAAGAGGGAGCTGGCGGAGAGGGGCCTCAGGGCGGAGGTGGTCAGGCTCCCCTGCCTCAAGCACGACCTGATGGCGACGCGCAGAATCATCGAGAGAATTCTGGAGGCCTTCGGCCGGAGGGCTGGGGGCGGCGCGCTGGAGGGGGTGGAGGAGTGA
- the ribB gene encoding 3,4-dihydroxy-2-butanone-4-phosphate synthase, with product MALPITGGVMELLGVEAAMASLRRGEPVLVYDSDRRERETDIIIASQHITPAAIRQMRRDGGGLVCATVPPPAWRRLGIPFLADLFQEAGGRHPLLAELVPDDIPYDTRSAFAITINHRRTFTGVTDRDRALTISQLAKMIREALEYRGPDDDLRRAFGRLFRAPGHVTLLNAAEGLLSNRQGHTEMATALVGLAGLTPSATICEMMGDDGRSLPREAALQYARERGLAFVDGAEVRRLWEGLESLPAWTKGLRGRAGVCQNGQ from the coding sequence ATGGCTCTGCCCATAACCGGGGGCGTTATGGAGTTACTCGGCGTCGAGGCGGCGATGGCCTCCCTCAGGAGGGGCGAGCCCGTCCTTGTCTACGACTCGGACAGGAGGGAGAGGGAGACCGACATCATCATCGCTTCCCAGCACATCACACCCGCCGCGATCCGGCAGATGAGGAGGGACGGGGGAGGGCTGGTCTGCGCCACGGTCCCCCCTCCCGCGTGGCGGCGCCTCGGAATACCCTTTCTCGCGGACCTGTTTCAGGAGGCGGGTGGGAGGCACCCACTGCTCGCAGAGCTCGTCCCGGACGACATCCCCTACGACACCAGATCTGCCTTCGCGATAACCATCAACCACCGCAGGACCTTCACCGGCGTTACCGATAGGGATAGGGCGCTCACGATATCCCAGCTCGCCAAAATGATTCGGGAGGCGCTGGAGTACCGCGGCCCCGACGACGACCTGCGCAGGGCCTTCGGCAGGCTCTTCAGGGCGCCGGGCCACGTGACCCTGCTCAATGCCGCCGAGGGCCTCCTTTCGAACCGGCAGGGGCACACGGAGATGGCGACCGCGCTCGTCGGCCTCGCGGGGCTGACCCCCTCGGCCACGATATGCGAGATGATGGGCGACGACGGCCGCTCCCTGCCGAGGGAGGCTGCGCTCCAGTACGCGCGGGAGAGGGGTCTGGCCTTCGTTGACGGGGCGGAGGTCAGGAGACTCTGGGAGGGCCTGGAGAGCCTCCCCGCCTGGACCAAAGGGCTCAGGGGCCGAGCGGGAGTGTGCCAGAATGGGCAGTAG